The Thamnophis elegans isolate rThaEle1 chromosome Z, rThaEle1.pri, whole genome shotgun sequence genome contains a region encoding:
- the PDK2 gene encoding pyruvate dehydrogenase kinase, isozyme 2 isoform X3, translating to MRLLRCLMKGQSALAGAPKYIEHFSKFSPSPLSMKQFLDFGSSNACEKTSFIFLRQELPVRLANIMKEINLLPDRVLSTPSVQLVQSWYVQSLLDIMVFLDKDPEDQRTLGQFTNALVTIRNRHNDVVPTMAQGVIEYREAYGDDPVSNQNIQYFLDRFYLSRISIRMLLNQHTLIFDGSTNPAHPKHIGSIDPHCNVSDVVRDAYDMAKLLCDKYYLASPDLEIQEVNASGTGPHKWLPNQPNHPIHMVYVPSHLYHMLFELFKMSDRGGGVPLRKIERLFSYLYSTAPKPELGTGGTPLAGFGYGLPISRLYAKYFQGDLQLFSMEGFGTDAVIYLKALSTDSVERLPVYNKSAWRHYQTIQEADDWCVPSTEPKNTSTYRVT from the exons ATGCGTCTTTTGCGATGCCTGATGAAGGGCCAGTCGGCGCTGGCCGGGGCGCCCAAGTATATCGAGCACTTCAGCAAATTCTCTCCATCGCCGCTCTCCATGAAGCAATTCCTCGACTTCG GATCCAGCAATGCCTGTGAGAAGACCTCCTTCATATTCCTTCGCCAAGAGCTTCCTGTCCGACTGGCCAATATTATGAAAGAAATCAACCTTCTCCCTGACCGTGTACTAAGTACTCCCTCTGTTCAGCTGGTGCAGAGTTG GTATGTGCAGAGTTTGCTGGATATCATGGTATTCCTTGACAAGGATCCAGAGGACCAAAGGACATTAGGACA GTTCACCAATGCTCTGGTCACAATTCGCAACCGTCACAATGATGTGGTCCCTACCATGGCACAGGGGGTAATTGAATATAGGGAAGCTTATGGTGATGACCCGGTTTCCAACCAAAACATCCAGTACTTCCTCGATCGTTTCTATCTTAGCCGTATTTCTATCCGCATGCTGCTCAACCAACACA CCTTGATTTTTGATGGCAGTACCAATCCAGCCCATCCCAAGCACATTGGCAGCATTGATCCCCACTGCAATGTATCAGATGTAGTTAGAG ATGCTTATGACATGGCCAAACTGTTATGTGACAAGTACTACTTGGCATCTCCTGACCTGGAGATCCAGGAGGTGAATG ccagtggaacaggaCCTCACAAGTGGCTTC CGAATCAACCCAACCATCCCATCCACATGGTCTACGTCCCATCTCACTTGTACCACATGCTCTTTGAACTGTTCAAG ATGAGTGACCGAGGTGGTGGGGTTCCTCTTCGCAAGATTGAGAGACTCTTCAGCTACTTATATTCCACAGCACCCAAACCAGAGCTGGGAACTGGGGGGACACCACTG GCTGGCTTTGGCTATGGGCTGCCAATCTCTAGACTCTATGCCAAGTATTTCCAAGGTGATCTTCAGCTATTCTCCATGGAGGGATTTGGAACAGATGCTGTCATCTATTTGAAA GCCTTGTCAACAGACTCTGTGGAAAGGCTTCCAGTGTACAACAAGTCCGCATGGCGTCACTATCAAACCATCCAGGAGGCAGATGACTGGTGTGTGCCCAGCACGGAGCCCAAGAACACATCCACCTATCGAGTCACCTAA
- the PDK2 gene encoding pyruvate dehydrogenase kinase, isozyme 2 isoform X2, whose product MRLLRCLMKGQSALAGAPKYIEHFSKFSPSPLSMKQFLDFGSSNACEKTSFIFLRQELPVRLANIMKEINLLPDRVLSTPSVQLVQSWYVQSLLDIMVFLDKDPEDQRTLGQFTNALVTIRNRHNDVVPTMAQGVIEYREAYGDDPVSNQNIQYFLDRFYLSRISIRMLLNQHTLIFDGSTNPAHPKHIGSIDPHCNVSDVVRDAYDMAKLLCDKYYLASPDLEIQEVNANQPNHPIHMVYVPSHLYHMLFELFKNAMRATVESHESSLTLPPINVMVALGQEDLSIRMSDRGGGVPLRKIERLFSYLYSTAPKPELGTGGTPLAGFGYGLPISRLYAKYFQGDLQLFSMEGFGTDAVIYLKALSTDSVERLPVYNKSAWRHYQTIQEADDWCVPSTEPKNTSTYRVT is encoded by the exons ATGCGTCTTTTGCGATGCCTGATGAAGGGCCAGTCGGCGCTGGCCGGGGCGCCCAAGTATATCGAGCACTTCAGCAAATTCTCTCCATCGCCGCTCTCCATGAAGCAATTCCTCGACTTCG GATCCAGCAATGCCTGTGAGAAGACCTCCTTCATATTCCTTCGCCAAGAGCTTCCTGTCCGACTGGCCAATATTATGAAAGAAATCAACCTTCTCCCTGACCGTGTACTAAGTACTCCCTCTGTTCAGCTGGTGCAGAGTTG GTATGTGCAGAGTTTGCTGGATATCATGGTATTCCTTGACAAGGATCCAGAGGACCAAAGGACATTAGGACA GTTCACCAATGCTCTGGTCACAATTCGCAACCGTCACAATGATGTGGTCCCTACCATGGCACAGGGGGTAATTGAATATAGGGAAGCTTATGGTGATGACCCGGTTTCCAACCAAAACATCCAGTACTTCCTCGATCGTTTCTATCTTAGCCGTATTTCTATCCGCATGCTGCTCAACCAACACA CCTTGATTTTTGATGGCAGTACCAATCCAGCCCATCCCAAGCACATTGGCAGCATTGATCCCCACTGCAATGTATCAGATGTAGTTAGAG ATGCTTATGACATGGCCAAACTGTTATGTGACAAGTACTACTTGGCATCTCCTGACCTGGAGATCCAGGAGGTGAATG CGAATCAACCCAACCATCCCATCCACATGGTCTACGTCCCATCTCACTTGTACCACATGCTCTTTGAACTGTTCAAG AATGCCATGAGGGCCACTGTAGAAAGCCACGAGTCCAGCCTGACATTGCCACCCATCAATGTAATGGTGGCTTTGGGCCAGGAGGATCTCTCCATCAGG ATGAGTGACCGAGGTGGTGGGGTTCCTCTTCGCAAGATTGAGAGACTCTTCAGCTACTTATATTCCACAGCACCCAAACCAGAGCTGGGAACTGGGGGGACACCACTG GCTGGCTTTGGCTATGGGCTGCCAATCTCTAGACTCTATGCCAAGTATTTCCAAGGTGATCTTCAGCTATTCTCCATGGAGGGATTTGGAACAGATGCTGTCATCTATTTGAAA GCCTTGTCAACAGACTCTGTGGAAAGGCTTCCAGTGTACAACAAGTCCGCATGGCGTCACTATCAAACCATCCAGGAGGCAGATGACTGGTGTGTGCCCAGCACGGAGCCCAAGAACACATCCACCTATCGAGTCACCTAA
- the PDK2 gene encoding pyruvate dehydrogenase kinase, isozyme 2 isoform X1 yields MRLLRCLMKGQSALAGAPKYIEHFSKFSPSPLSMKQFLDFGSSNACEKTSFIFLRQELPVRLANIMKEINLLPDRVLSTPSVQLVQSWYVQSLLDIMVFLDKDPEDQRTLGQFTNALVTIRNRHNDVVPTMAQGVIEYREAYGDDPVSNQNIQYFLDRFYLSRISIRMLLNQHTLIFDGSTNPAHPKHIGSIDPHCNVSDVVRDAYDMAKLLCDKYYLASPDLEIQEVNASGTGPHKWLPNQPNHPIHMVYVPSHLYHMLFELFKNAMRATVESHESSLTLPPINVMVALGQEDLSIRMSDRGGGVPLRKIERLFSYLYSTAPKPELGTGGTPLAGFGYGLPISRLYAKYFQGDLQLFSMEGFGTDAVIYLKALSTDSVERLPVYNKSAWRHYQTIQEADDWCVPSTEPKNTSTYRVT; encoded by the exons ATGCGTCTTTTGCGATGCCTGATGAAGGGCCAGTCGGCGCTGGCCGGGGCGCCCAAGTATATCGAGCACTTCAGCAAATTCTCTCCATCGCCGCTCTCCATGAAGCAATTCCTCGACTTCG GATCCAGCAATGCCTGTGAGAAGACCTCCTTCATATTCCTTCGCCAAGAGCTTCCTGTCCGACTGGCCAATATTATGAAAGAAATCAACCTTCTCCCTGACCGTGTACTAAGTACTCCCTCTGTTCAGCTGGTGCAGAGTTG GTATGTGCAGAGTTTGCTGGATATCATGGTATTCCTTGACAAGGATCCAGAGGACCAAAGGACATTAGGACA GTTCACCAATGCTCTGGTCACAATTCGCAACCGTCACAATGATGTGGTCCCTACCATGGCACAGGGGGTAATTGAATATAGGGAAGCTTATGGTGATGACCCGGTTTCCAACCAAAACATCCAGTACTTCCTCGATCGTTTCTATCTTAGCCGTATTTCTATCCGCATGCTGCTCAACCAACACA CCTTGATTTTTGATGGCAGTACCAATCCAGCCCATCCCAAGCACATTGGCAGCATTGATCCCCACTGCAATGTATCAGATGTAGTTAGAG ATGCTTATGACATGGCCAAACTGTTATGTGACAAGTACTACTTGGCATCTCCTGACCTGGAGATCCAGGAGGTGAATG ccagtggaacaggaCCTCACAAGTGGCTTC CGAATCAACCCAACCATCCCATCCACATGGTCTACGTCCCATCTCACTTGTACCACATGCTCTTTGAACTGTTCAAG AATGCCATGAGGGCCACTGTAGAAAGCCACGAGTCCAGCCTGACATTGCCACCCATCAATGTAATGGTGGCTTTGGGCCAGGAGGATCTCTCCATCAGG ATGAGTGACCGAGGTGGTGGGGTTCCTCTTCGCAAGATTGAGAGACTCTTCAGCTACTTATATTCCACAGCACCCAAACCAGAGCTGGGAACTGGGGGGACACCACTG GCTGGCTTTGGCTATGGGCTGCCAATCTCTAGACTCTATGCCAAGTATTTCCAAGGTGATCTTCAGCTATTCTCCATGGAGGGATTTGGAACAGATGCTGTCATCTATTTGAAA GCCTTGTCAACAGACTCTGTGGAAAGGCTTCCAGTGTACAACAAGTCCGCATGGCGTCACTATCAAACCATCCAGGAGGCAGATGACTGGTGTGTGCCCAGCACGGAGCCCAAGAACACATCCACCTATCGAGTCACCTAA
- the PDK2 gene encoding pyruvate dehydrogenase kinase, isozyme 2 isoform X4, translated as MRLLRCLMKGQSALAGAPKYIEHFSKFSPSPLSMKQFLDFGSSNACEKTSFIFLRQELPVRLANIMKEINLLPDRVLSTPSVQLVQSWYVQSLLDIMVFLDKDPEDQRTLGQFTNALVTIRNRHNDVVPTMAQGVIEYREAYGDDPVSNQNIQYFLDRFYLSRISIRMLLNQHTLIFDGSTNPAHPKHIGSIDPHCNVSDVVRDAYDMAKLLCDKYYLASPDLEIQEVNANQPNHPIHMVYVPSHLYHMLFELFKMSDRGGGVPLRKIERLFSYLYSTAPKPELGTGGTPLAGFGYGLPISRLYAKYFQGDLQLFSMEGFGTDAVIYLKALSTDSVERLPVYNKSAWRHYQTIQEADDWCVPSTEPKNTSTYRVT; from the exons ATGCGTCTTTTGCGATGCCTGATGAAGGGCCAGTCGGCGCTGGCCGGGGCGCCCAAGTATATCGAGCACTTCAGCAAATTCTCTCCATCGCCGCTCTCCATGAAGCAATTCCTCGACTTCG GATCCAGCAATGCCTGTGAGAAGACCTCCTTCATATTCCTTCGCCAAGAGCTTCCTGTCCGACTGGCCAATATTATGAAAGAAATCAACCTTCTCCCTGACCGTGTACTAAGTACTCCCTCTGTTCAGCTGGTGCAGAGTTG GTATGTGCAGAGTTTGCTGGATATCATGGTATTCCTTGACAAGGATCCAGAGGACCAAAGGACATTAGGACA GTTCACCAATGCTCTGGTCACAATTCGCAACCGTCACAATGATGTGGTCCCTACCATGGCACAGGGGGTAATTGAATATAGGGAAGCTTATGGTGATGACCCGGTTTCCAACCAAAACATCCAGTACTTCCTCGATCGTTTCTATCTTAGCCGTATTTCTATCCGCATGCTGCTCAACCAACACA CCTTGATTTTTGATGGCAGTACCAATCCAGCCCATCCCAAGCACATTGGCAGCATTGATCCCCACTGCAATGTATCAGATGTAGTTAGAG ATGCTTATGACATGGCCAAACTGTTATGTGACAAGTACTACTTGGCATCTCCTGACCTGGAGATCCAGGAGGTGAATG CGAATCAACCCAACCATCCCATCCACATGGTCTACGTCCCATCTCACTTGTACCACATGCTCTTTGAACTGTTCAAG ATGAGTGACCGAGGTGGTGGGGTTCCTCTTCGCAAGATTGAGAGACTCTTCAGCTACTTATATTCCACAGCACCCAAACCAGAGCTGGGAACTGGGGGGACACCACTG GCTGGCTTTGGCTATGGGCTGCCAATCTCTAGACTCTATGCCAAGTATTTCCAAGGTGATCTTCAGCTATTCTCCATGGAGGGATTTGGAACAGATGCTGTCATCTATTTGAAA GCCTTGTCAACAGACTCTGTGGAAAGGCTTCCAGTGTACAACAAGTCCGCATGGCGTCACTATCAAACCATCCAGGAGGCAGATGACTGGTGTGTGCCCAGCACGGAGCCCAAGAACACATCCACCTATCGAGTCACCTAA